The Candidatus Binataceae bacterium genome has a window encoding:
- a CDS encoding LLM class flavin-dependent oxidoreductase, whose amino-acid sequence MIRPWIFEFFASPHSPGQHFDPEASQRYFDAYLDLWASAEPAGFEGIFFSEHHFGLSYSPAPNLLIAAVSLRTKKIRLGVMGVVPPYHSPWEMVEEIGMLDHLTGGRLEIGTAAGIPQEMAQVGLGADEARARNDEAIEIIDQALASPVISHHGRFWNFDNLRLTPRPLQQPSPPKWVTVVSIASARKAARRGAKICTGFHPLSKVVEIFDAYRDEADKAGRPVEPEDICLRRVVTMLDSDRDAESIKSTQARIFRKFLEIDPRVDTPERPALLDTPTAHAFSIGDEEFIAGTPAAVAEQIVNQCRIAGAGHFAAIFGRGISPEEQKGWYRDFGARVIPILREAAL is encoded by the coding sequence ATGATCAGACCATGGATCTTTGAATTTTTTGCTTCGCCGCACTCGCCCGGGCAGCATTTCGATCCGGAAGCATCGCAGCGGTATTTCGATGCGTATCTCGATCTCTGGGCGAGCGCCGAGCCGGCAGGCTTCGAAGGAATCTTTTTCAGCGAGCACCATTTCGGACTCAGTTATTCGCCCGCGCCCAACCTGCTGATCGCCGCCGTCTCGCTGCGCACCAAAAAGATTCGCCTCGGTGTGATGGGCGTGGTGCCGCCGTATCATTCGCCGTGGGAGATGGTCGAGGAAATAGGCATGCTTGACCATCTCACGGGAGGGCGGCTCGAGATCGGCACCGCGGCCGGCATCCCGCAGGAAATGGCGCAGGTCGGGCTGGGCGCGGATGAAGCGCGAGCCCGCAACGACGAAGCGATCGAGATCATCGATCAGGCGCTCGCCAGTCCGGTGATTTCGCATCACGGCCGCTTCTGGAATTTCGACAACCTGCGCCTGACCCCGCGCCCGTTGCAGCAGCCCTCCCCGCCCAAATGGGTGACGGTGGTCAGTATCGCGTCCGCGCGCAAGGCGGCGCGCCGCGGCGCCAAGATCTGCACGGGCTTTCATCCGCTCAGCAAGGTGGTTGAGATCTTCGACGCCTATCGTGACGAAGCCGATAAGGCCGGCCGCCCGGTAGAACCCGAAGACATCTGCCTGCGCCGCGTAGTGACGATGTTGGATAGCGATCGCGACGCCGAGTCGATCAAATCGACGCAAGCCCGCATTTTCCGCAAGTTTCTGGAAATCGATCCGCGCGTCGACACGCCGGAGCGTCCCGCGCTGCTCGATACGCCGACCGCGCATGCGTTTTCGATCGGTGACGAGGAGTTTATCGCCGGCACGCCGGCCGCCGTCGCCGAGCAGATCGTGAATCAGTGCCGCATCGCAGGAGCCGGCCACTTCGCCGCGATTTTCGGCCGCGGGATATCTCCAGAAGAGCAGAAGGGTTGGTATCGCGACTTCGGCGCCCGCGTTATACCGATTCTGCGCGAAGCCGCGCTTTAA